In Blastopirellula sediminis, the following proteins share a genomic window:
- a CDS encoding PSD1 and planctomycete cytochrome C domain-containing protein: MFIRTLAILSLFACSAAAFAEESIDVEHLKFFESKVRPLLASKCVSCHNAEKQKGELRLDSLDGMLQGGESGAALVPGKPDESLLIDAINYTSYEMPPTGQMSADSIEILTRWVKMGAPWPEADSNLIRTSDKSFTDEDRSWWAIQPVEDPAVPDAGHDWARNEIDHFVARKLEQSGLKPAPEADRYELVRRAYFDLHGLPPTPEQVAAFVNDDRPDAWQRLIRELLDSPRYGERWAQHWLDVVRFAESDGYNEDAFRPSAGAYRDYVIRSMNEDKPYNQFVREQLAGDEINPDDPNVFIGTSYLRLGIYEWNQRNARMHWDIIINDMTRVTGEAFLGIGIGCAQCHDHKFDPILQKDYFGLQAFLSSVSWPMDQPLGAKEEVDAYRQQEQKWEEATQAIRAEMDEMTKDILANNEKGIVKQFPEDVQAIYNKPEEEKTTYDKQLSYLVFRQAHRAALSLDYEKSLKSKPEKLERYVALKEELKKFDSLKPKPLPNAFVATDFGTEPAPTYLLTRTTTEEVQPSFLALLGDEAPQITPTTTTTGRRTALADWMVREKNPLSTRVIVNRVWQRHLGKGIVPTPNDFGTLGEPPSHPELLDWLTTRFLEEGWKIKPLHELIMNSATYRQTARREPSQRENNVDPTNRLLWRYPPQRLDAEEVRDAQLAISGELKQRDGGASVDGSSPYRSVFVKKMRNRPDEMLRGFDAPLGFESASERIATTTPLQSLLLVNGKWSLERSRAFAKRLLAGKKELTADDVRLAYQLAYGRAATDDEVNGALAFVSQQLNRMGDSPIAKSQPEDKFPNETGLRPIGQYFGSTTDFQLGDKSLWLQPDSRFERLHIQKAENPGDQFTVEAVVILDRIYDDASVNTVLSRWNGGTKSNGWNIGVTSKKSAYHPQNFIVQLVGRTFQDEPAYEVVASGLTYPLGKPVYLAAVISATPSKENPTSGYVTFYMKDLSDPNAKLETSTVETSVVSQIQNPALKIIAGGREAAGHLWDGQLAKLTISQGALPQEQLLVGPDFAKSKRILDWTFNGTDGEHPAPDTAWLRETPKENPADASNKMLGAVTDFCQALFNSNEFLYLH, translated from the coding sequence ATGTTCATCCGAACCCTTGCGATCCTCAGTCTCTTCGCTTGTTCCGCAGCCGCATTTGCAGAAGAGTCGATCGACGTCGAACATCTGAAGTTCTTCGAGTCGAAAGTCCGGCCTCTGTTGGCCTCGAAATGCGTTTCGTGTCACAACGCCGAGAAACAAAAGGGGGAACTGCGACTCGATTCGCTCGACGGGATGCTGCAAGGTGGCGAAAGCGGCGCCGCGCTCGTCCCGGGAAAACCGGACGAGAGCCTGTTGATTGATGCGATCAACTATACGTCGTACGAGATGCCGCCGACCGGCCAAATGAGCGCCGACTCGATCGAGATTCTGACCCGCTGGGTGAAGATGGGCGCCCCTTGGCCCGAAGCCGATTCCAATCTGATCCGCACCTCCGACAAGTCGTTCACCGATGAAGACCGCAGTTGGTGGGCGATCCAACCGGTCGAAGATCCGGCCGTGCCGGATGCGGGTCATGACTGGGCGCGAAACGAAATTGATCATTTTGTCGCTCGCAAGCTGGAACAGTCCGGACTGAAGCCGGCTCCGGAAGCGGACCGCTACGAACTGGTCCGCCGCGCTTACTTCGATTTGCACGGACTGCCGCCGACTCCGGAACAGGTCGCCGCATTCGTCAACGACGATCGCCCTGACGCCTGGCAGCGTTTGATTCGTGAGCTGCTCGACAGCCCCCGCTATGGCGAACGCTGGGCGCAACATTGGCTCGACGTCGTCCGCTTTGCCGAAAGCGACGGCTACAACGAAGACGCGTTCCGCCCCAGCGCCGGCGCCTATCGTGACTACGTCATTCGTTCGATGAACGAAGACAAGCCGTACAACCAATTCGTGCGAGAACAACTTGCCGGCGATGAAATCAATCCCGACGACCCGAACGTCTTCATCGGAACCTCCTATCTGCGGCTCGGCATTTACGAATGGAACCAGCGCAATGCCCGCATGCACTGGGACATCATCATCAACGACATGACCCGCGTCACCGGCGAGGCGTTTCTCGGCATCGGGATCGGCTGCGCTCAGTGCCACGACCACAAGTTCGATCCGATTCTACAGAAGGACTACTTCGGGCTGCAAGCCTTCTTATCGAGCGTCTCCTGGCCGATGGACCAGCCGCTTGGCGCCAAAGAAGAAGTCGACGCCTATCGCCAACAAGAGCAGAAATGGGAAGAAGCGACCCAGGCGATCCGCGCTGAAATGGACGAAATGACGAAAGACATCCTCGCCAACAACGAAAAGGGAATCGTCAAACAGTTTCCCGAAGACGTTCAGGCGATCTACAACAAGCCTGAAGAAGAAAAGACGACCTATGACAAACAGTTGTCGTACCTGGTGTTTCGCCAGGCGCATCGCGCGGCGCTCAGCTTGGACTACGAAAAGTCGCTGAAGAGCAAACCTGAAAAGCTCGAACGGTACGTCGCGCTCAAAGAAGAGCTGAAGAAGTTCGACTCGCTAAAACCGAAACCGTTGCCGAATGCCTTCGTCGCCACCGATTTCGGTACCGAACCGGCGCCCACCTATTTGCTGACCCGAACGACGACCGAAGAAGTGCAGCCGTCCTTCCTCGCTCTGCTCGGCGACGAAGCGCCGCAGATCACTCCCACCACGACCACTACCGGCCGCCGCACCGCGTTGGCCGATTGGATGGTTCGCGAAAAGAATCCCCTTTCGACCCGCGTCATCGTCAACCGCGTCTGGCAGCGGCATCTTGGCAAAGGGATTGTGCCGACCCCGAACGACTTCGGCACGCTCGGAGAACCGCCGAGCCATCCCGAACTGCTCGATTGGTTGACGACCCGCTTCCTCGAAGAAGGCTGGAAAATCAAACCGCTGCATGAGTTGATCATGAACAGCGCCACTTACCGTCAGACTGCTCGTCGCGAACCGTCGCAGCGGGAAAACAACGTCGATCCGACCAACCGGCTGCTCTGGCGATATCCGCCGCAACGGCTCGATGCCGAAGAAGTGCGCGACGCGCAGCTCGCCATCTCCGGCGAACTCAAGCAGCGCGACGGCGGCGCCTCGGTTGACGGTTCGTCCCCCTATCGCAGCGTCTTCGTCAAGAAGATGCGCAATCGACCGGACGAAATGCTCCGCGGCTTCGACGCTCCCCTCGGCTTCGAATCGGCGTCGGAACGCATCGCCACGACGACTCCGCTGCAATCGCTGCTGCTGGTCAACGGCAAGTGGAGCTTGGAACGTTCTCGCGCCTTCGCCAAACGTTTGCTCGCAGGCAAGAAAGAACTGACGGCGGACGACGTCCGTCTCGCCTACCAACTCGCCTACGGCCGTGCGGCGACCGACGACGAAGTCAACGGCGCATTGGCCTTCGTCAGCCAGCAGCTCAACCGCATGGGCGACTCGCCGATCGCGAAGTCGCAGCCGGAGGACAAGTTCCCGAACGAAACCGGCTTGCGTCCGATTGGGCAATACTTTGGCTCGACGACCGATTTCCAATTGGGAGACAAGTCCCTCTGGCTTCAGCCTGACAGCCGTTTTGAACGGTTGCACATTCAAAAGGCCGAGAACCCTGGCGATCAGTTCACCGTCGAAGCGGTCGTGATTCTCGACCGGATTTATGACGATGCCAGCGTCAACACGGTTCTTTCTCGCTGGAACGGCGGCACGAAGTCCAATGGCTGGAACATCGGCGTCACCAGCAAGAAGTCGGCCTACCATCCGCAGAACTTCATCGTGCAGTTGGTCGGCCGCACCTTCCAGGATGAACCAGCTTATGAAGTTGTCGCTTCGGGGCTGACCTATCCGCTCGGCAAGCCGGTTTATCTGGCGGCGGTGATTTCGGCGACTCCCTCGAAAGAGAACCCGACCAGCGGCTACGTGACCTTCTACATGAAAGACCTTTCCGATCCGAACGCGAAGCTGGAAACTTCGACGGTCGAGACTTCGGTCGTCAGCCAGATTCAAAACCCTGCGTTGAAGATCATCGCCGGCGGCCGCGAGG